TGTGTTCTTCAATCCTTAATTTACTTAAACCTAAATTAGATTTTCTAAATTCCAAGAGCTTATTTATAGATTGCAATAATATCTTAGCATTTTTCTGAATGAGTTTTAAGCTATTTTTGTGCTTTATTAATTTAACTTCAGAAACCAAATCTTCTAATGGTGCTAGAATTAGAGTTAATGGTGTTTTTAATTCATGAGAAAAACTTGTAAAAAACCGGATTCTTTCCTCGCTAAAATTATACTCTAATTGACGTTGTTTTTTTTCAAATAACAAAGAGTTTATTAACTTAATACGTTCAGAATAATAACGCATAAAACCATAAATAAGGGACACTAAAAATAACAAATAAAATATATAGGCTAAAGATGTTTGCCATAAGGGAGGATTAATTTTAAAACCTATTTTCTTCATAACCTCATCTCCAGATCCAAATTTAGCCTTTATATTTAAGATGTAATTACCATGCGGCATGTTTATTAAATTGACCTTCCCAGCTTGATTGGTATTAATCCAGTTGTCATTATAGCCATCTATACGATATGAATAAATAACATTTTTTACAAAGGGATATTTTAAAGCGGCATAATCAATAGAGAAAAAAGTGTGATCATGATCTATAGAAAATTGATCTTCGTATAGAATAGATTGATCTAAAATTCCATTTTCATTGCTTTCTGAAACTTGAACTTGTTTGCCTAATACTTCTAATTTTCGAAAAACTATTGGATGCCTTTCTTTTTTTCTTTGCAGATTATCTGGATTAAAAATATTAAGTCCTTTATCGCCTCCTAAATATACTATTCCAGACTTTGAAATTAAACCAGATCTAAAAATGCCTTGTTGAATATTGGTATAAGTGTTTAAATTGTATAATTTATTAGTTAAAGCATTATAATTACTAATCCCATTATAGGTTCCCAGCCAAACATTATTTTCATTCCCCATAACAATATTACAAACTGTATTGTTACTTAATCCGTTATTTTCTAAGAAATTCAATGCTAATTCTTCTGCTGGCTTTAATCTAATTAGTCCTTCATTTTCCGTTCCAGCCAATATATCTCCCGTTGAAAGAGCTAAAACACTCAGAATGTTGTCACTTTTTAAACCTTTTGTATTTGTTGTCGTATATAAAACTAATTCTTCATTATAAGGATTGTACCTCAAAATACCGTTCCCATAAGTTGCCAACCACAATAAACCATTATCATCTTCAGTAATATCTCTAATATCTATTTTACCTAAAGAACTTATAAATTCAAATTGATCTAATTTATCTTTATACATAAACAAACCTCCCCTGTTTGTCCCTACCCATATTTGGCTTTTACTATCTTCAAAAATCACTCGAACATCGCTACCTTCTTCAATGCTACCTTGTAAATAATGGGTACAATAACCTGTTTCTGGGTTCATTTTGTTTAAGCCCCCTTGGTAAGTTCCTACCCAAAGTCTTTTTTTACTATCTTCACATAAGGATATAATATAATCATTACTTATACTGGTTAATTTGTTAGGATCATATCTATAATGCTTGACTTGCTCTGTCTTTGGATTAAACAAATCTAAACCTGCACCA
The nucleotide sequence above comes from Flavobacteriaceae bacterium HL-DH10. Encoded proteins:
- a CDS encoding ATP-binding protein; the protein is MFNPKTEQVKHYRYDPNKLTSISNDYIISLCEDSKKRLWVGTYQGGLNKMNPETGYCTHYLQGSIEEGSDVRVIFEDSKSQIWVGTNRGGLFMYKDKLDQFEFISSLGKIDIRDITEDDNGLLWLATYGNGILRYNPYNEELVLYTTTNTKGLKSDNILSVLALSTGDILAGTENEGLIRLKPAEELALNFLENNGLSNNTVCNIVMGNENNVWLGTYNGISNYNALTNKLYNLNTYTNIQQGIFRSGLISKSGIVYLGGDKGLNIFNPDNLQRKKERHPIVFRKLEVLGKQVQVSESNENGILDQSILYEDQFSIDHDHTFFSIDYAALKYPFVKNVIYSYRIDGYNDNWINTNQAGKVNLINMPHGNYILNIKAKFGSGDEVMKKIGFKINPPLWQTSLAYIFYLLFLVSLIYGFMRYYSERIKLINSLLFEKKQRQLEYNFSEERIRFFTSFSHELKTPLTLILAPLEDLVSEVKLIKHKNSLKLIQKNAKILLQSINKLLEFRKSNLGLSKLRIEEHNLTDCLEQWVHNYFPLAKTRDIALSYDFPEESLLTWFDLEKMHIIFNNLLSNAFKYTEDKGEIHVSLSYDEESFEIKVKDTGYGIAQNELKHVFERFYQSNSVKSKDGIGIGLALSKNFVELHMGSIHIESELDKGSVFSIVIPRDKSLFIDAVLDNKDSRKESEIVNLEEWITSPELKSSENKSSNINLNQNKELILLIDDNPDILNYLDGLLEGKYDLIYANNGEEGVEKALRYVPDLIVSDVMMPKLNGIELCNVLKEKIETTHIPIILLTAKANIESVQEGYIHGADDYIVKPFSSQILQTRIRNLLDSRKQLRNYFLNKEEIKPENINDNSSTLLEQEKGFLNQLEQVILEHLDEEKMDVWVVAQSIGMSRTSLFRKIKAITGLNINQYIRKVKLDKAAELIKSGNYTIAQASYEVGFKNVKYFRKLFKEQFDQVPSELIRDKNL